The genomic window GTAAGCGGCGAGCTCTCCGCCCCGCAGCGGCAACGCTATCTCTCCCTCGTCTCCGATGAGATTCTGGGTCCATCGCAGAACGCGAGTGTGGGGCAGAGGGGGCAGAGGAGAGATGGCGGCCCATGAGCGAGCCTGATCCCGACTGGCAACTCATGGCCCGGCTCGCCAAGGAGGACGATCGCGCGCTCAACGCTCTCATGGATCGCTGGCAGGAGAGGCTCTTTCACTTTCTATGCCGGGTCACCGGCGACCAAGCGTCGGCCGCCGACCTCGCTCAGGAAACCTTCGTCCGCGTCTACGAAGCCCGCCACAAGGTCCGGCAAGAGGGCCGCTTTTCCGCCTGGCTCTTCACGATCGCCGCCAATCTCAGCCGCAACCTGGCCCGGTGGCGCAGGAGACATCCCACGGTTTCCCTGACCGAAACCGCCGAGCAGGACGGATCGCCCACCCTGGAAGATCGTCTTGGCGAGCAAAGGTCCCCGGGAGCCCGACTCGAAACGGAGGAGCTCTGCACCCAAGTCCGGTCCGCGATTCTCTCTCTGCC from Methylacidimicrobium sp. B4 includes these protein-coding regions:
- a CDS encoding RNA polymerase sigma factor → MSEPDPDWQLMARLAKEDDRALNALMDRWQERLFHFLCRVTGDQASAADLAQETFVRVYEARHKVRQEGRFSAWLFTIAANLSRNLARWRRRHPTVSLTETAEQDGSPTLEDRLGEQRSPGARLETEELCTQVRSAILSLPSPLKETLILFEYEELSYEEIAQALGCSRKIVEMRLYRARKRLRRALAREHLL